In the genome of Massilia sp. PAMC28688, one region contains:
- a CDS encoding S8 family peptidase has protein sequence MMQSTSIAKAVKLLVATVAVGVMGSAAAAEGTTRVIVKFKDGHGNASMKSAVSAMKGTVKHEIFGMNAMAIEVPQQALKGLKNNPNVEYVEEDHKRYPSALTSPSTGNPYLLGQAVPYGIKLVQADLLPDTNAGNRRVCIIDSGIDRAHPDLNGNSANMTGVYDSGTGNWYTDQNSHGTHVAGTIAAVNNSNVGVVGVNSNRRLKLHIVKVFGANGWAYSSTLASAANQCASYGANVISMSLGGPSYNSTENSTFANLASRGILNIAAAGNAGNTAISYPAGYTSVMSVGAVNEYKQWASFSQYNSKVEIAGPGVGVRSTVPGGGYANFDGTSMATPHVAGVAALVWSYFPTCTGAQIRTSLGKSAQDLGTAGRDTRYGFGLVQARAAYDRIRNYGCGV, from the coding sequence ATGATGCAAAGTACCTCGATCGCCAAGGCGGTCAAGCTGTTGGTTGCCACCGTTGCAGTTGGTGTCATGGGCAGTGCCGCAGCAGCAGAAGGCACCACCCGCGTGATCGTCAAGTTCAAGGATGGCCACGGTAACGCCAGCATGAAGTCCGCCGTCAGCGCCATGAAGGGCACGGTCAAGCATGAAATCTTTGGCATGAATGCCATGGCCATTGAAGTGCCGCAGCAGGCGCTCAAGGGCTTGAAGAACAATCCGAATGTGGAATACGTGGAAGAAGACCACAAGCGCTATCCGTCCGCGCTGACCAGCCCGTCGACCGGCAACCCCTACCTGCTTGGCCAGGCCGTACCGTACGGCATCAAGCTGGTCCAGGCTGACCTGCTGCCCGACACCAACGCCGGCAATCGCAGGGTGTGCATCATCGACTCGGGCATCGACCGCGCCCATCCAGACCTCAACGGCAACAGCGCCAACATGACGGGCGTCTACGATTCGGGCACCGGCAACTGGTATACCGACCAGAATTCGCACGGCACCCATGTGGCAGGCACCATCGCCGCTGTCAACAACAGCAATGTGGGCGTGGTGGGTGTGAACAGCAACCGCCGCCTGAAGCTGCACATCGTCAAGGTGTTCGGCGCAAACGGCTGGGCCTATTCGTCGACCCTGGCCTCGGCGGCCAACCAGTGCGCATCGTACGGTGCCAATGTGATTTCGATGTCGCTGGGCGGCCCGTCGTACAACTCGACCGAAAACAGCACCTTTGCCAACCTGGCTTCGCGCGGCATTCTCAATATCGCTGCCGCGGGCAATGCCGGCAATACGGCGATCTCCTATCCTGCCGGCTACACCAGCGTGATGAGCGTGGGCGCCGTGAACGAATACAAGCAGTGGGCGTCGTTCTCCCAGTACAACAGCAAGGTGGAAATCGCTGGCCCGGGCGTGGGCGTGCGCTCGACGGTACCGGGCGGCGGGTATGCCAACTTCGACGGCACCTCGATGGCAACCCCGCACGTGGCAGGCGTGGCGGCGCTGGTCTGGAGCTACTTCCCGACCTGCACCGGTGCGCAGATCCGTACCTCGCTCGGCAAGAGCGCCCAGGATCTGGGTACGGCCGGCCGCGACACCAGGTATGGCTTTGGCCTGGTGCAGGCGCGCGCTGCCTATGACCGCATCCGCAACTATGGCTGCGGCGTGTAA
- the htpG gene encoding molecular chaperone HtpG → MAVAEKETLGFQAEVKQLLQLMIHSLYSNKEIFLRELISNASDAADKLRFEAINNDALYGNDHELKIKVSFDKEAKTITISDNGIGMNREEVISHLGTIAKSGTKEFFGKLSGDQQADAALIGQFGVGFYSGFIVADRITVETRRAGAAADEAVRWESGGEGDYSVEAIEKVNRGTDVILHLREGEEELLSGWKLKSIIRKYSDHISLPIVMQKEEWDEEKKATVAKDEVETINQASALWARAKSDVTPEQYAEFYKHVSHDFQAPLTYTHNRVEGRSEYTQLLYVPAHAPFDLWDRNKRGGIKLYVKRVFIMDDAEQLMPAYLRFIKGVIDSNDLPLNVSREILQESRDVKVIREGSTKRVLGMLEELANAEEQEKKDKYATFWKEFGQVLKEGIGEDATNKDRIAKLLRFASTSGENEEQGTSLADYIGRMKEGQEKIYYVAGETFAAAKNSPHLEIFRKKGVEVLIMTDRVDEWMLSFLTEFEGKELVSVAKGGLDLGKLEDEAEKKEHEETETAYKELVERMKAALGEKAKDVRVTFRLTDSPACLVADENELSGNLLRMLKAAGQNAPDSKPILEINPNHPLVTRLKYESADSAQFGDWSHILFDQALLAEGGSLADPATFVRRLNDMLLASSAR, encoded by the coding sequence ATGGCTGTTGCCGAAAAAGAAACTCTTGGTTTTCAAGCAGAAGTGAAGCAGTTGCTACAACTGATGATCCATTCCTTGTATTCCAACAAGGAAATTTTCCTGCGCGAGTTGATTTCCAATGCATCCGATGCGGCCGACAAGCTGCGGTTCGAGGCGATCAACAACGATGCGCTGTACGGCAATGATCACGAACTGAAAATCAAGGTCTCCTTCGACAAGGAAGCAAAGACCATCACCATTTCCGACAATGGCATCGGGATGAACCGCGAAGAAGTCATTTCGCACCTGGGCACTATTGCCAAGTCGGGCACCAAGGAATTTTTCGGCAAGCTCTCGGGCGACCAGCAGGCTGACGCCGCGCTGATCGGCCAGTTTGGCGTGGGTTTTTATTCGGGCTTCATCGTGGCCGACCGCATCACCGTGGAAACGCGCCGCGCGGGCGCGGCAGCCGATGAGGCGGTGCGCTGGGAGTCGGGCGGCGAGGGTGACTACAGCGTCGAAGCGATCGAGAAGGTCAACCGCGGCACCGACGTGATCCTGCACCTGCGCGAAGGCGAAGAAGAACTGCTGTCGGGCTGGAAGCTCAAGTCCATCATCCGCAAGTATTCGGATCATATTTCGCTGCCCATCGTGATGCAGAAGGAAGAGTGGGACGAAGAGAAAAAGGCAACCGTCGCCAAGGATGAGGTCGAGACCATCAACCAGGCCAGCGCCCTGTGGGCGCGCGCCAAGTCCGACGTCACGCCGGAGCAGTACGCTGAATTCTACAAGCATGTGTCGCACGACTTCCAGGCGCCGCTGACCTACACCCATAACCGGGTGGAAGGGCGCAGCGAATACACCCAGCTGCTGTACGTGCCGGCCCATGCCCCGTTCGACCTGTGGGACCGCAACAAGCGCGGCGGCATCAAGCTGTACGTCAAGCGCGTGTTCATCATGGACGACGCCGAGCAGCTGATGCCGGCCTACCTGCGCTTCATCAAGGGCGTGATCGACTCGAACGACCTGCCGCTGAACGTGTCGCGCGAAATCCTGCAGGAGTCGCGCGACGTCAAGGTGATCCGCGAAGGCTCGACCAAGCGCGTGCTGGGCATGCTGGAAGAGCTGGCCAACGCCGAGGAGCAGGAAAAGAAGGACAAGTACGCCACGTTCTGGAAAGAGTTCGGCCAGGTGCTCAAGGAAGGCATTGGCGAAGACGCGACCAACAAGGACCGCATCGCCAAGCTGCTGCGCTTTGCTTCCACCAGCGGCGAGAACGAAGAGCAGGGCACTTCGCTGGCAGACTACATCGGGCGCATGAAGGAAGGCCAGGAAAAGATTTATTACGTGGCCGGCGAAACCTTTGCCGCGGCCAAGAACAGCCCGCACCTTGAAATCTTCCGCAAGAAGGGCGTGGAAGTGCTGATCATGACTGACCGCGTGGACGAGTGGATGCTGTCATTTTTGACCGAGTTCGAGGGCAAGGAGCTGGTATCGGTGGCCAAGGGTGGACTGGACCTGGGCAAGCTGGAAGACGAAGCGGAGAAGAAGGAACACGAAGAGACCGAAACGGCCTATAAGGAACTGGTCGAGCGCATGAAGGCGGCGCTGGGCGAGAAGGCCAAGGATGTGCGCGTCACGTTCCGCCTGACCGATTCGCCGGCCTGCCTGGTGGCGGACGAAAACGAGTTGTCGGGCAACCTGCTGCGCATGCTCAAGGCAGCTGGCCAGAATGCGCCTGACTCCAAGCCGATTTTGGAAATTAATCCCAACCACCCGCTGGTGACGCGCCTGAAGTACGAAAGTGCCGACAGCGCCCAGTTTGGCGACTGGTCGCATATCCTGTTCGATCAGGCATTGCTGGCCGAAGGCGGGTCGCTGGCCGATCCGGCCACCTTCGTCAGGCGTCTCAACGACATGCTGCTCGCCTCGAGCGCCAGGTAA
- a CDS encoding alpha/beta hydrolase, with protein sequence MECNVLTVPGLWNSGPQHWQSLWEQRHPEWVRVAHRDWNNPERAEWVAELDAAIARCEGPPLLVAHSLGCITVAHWASSGSQLQVAGAFLVAPADVAAASYPVDKNGFTPIPMERLPFPTHVVASADDPFVDAARARQFADAWGSAFTDIGRQGHVNGDSGLGQWDQGYQLLEAFCRHLGHGPGRD encoded by the coding sequence ATGGAGTGCAATGTATTGACCGTACCGGGGCTGTGGAATTCGGGCCCCCAGCACTGGCAAAGCCTGTGGGAACAGCGCCACCCCGAATGGGTGCGGGTGGCGCATCGCGACTGGAACAATCCCGAACGCGCCGAATGGGTGGCCGAACTTGACGCTGCCATCGCCCGCTGCGAGGGTCCGCCCCTGCTGGTGGCGCACAGCCTTGGCTGCATCACCGTGGCGCACTGGGCCAGCTCGGGCTCGCAGCTGCAGGTCGCCGGTGCCTTCCTGGTGGCGCCGGCCGATGTGGCGGCCGCCTCCTACCCGGTCGACAAGAATGGCTTCACCCCCATCCCCATGGAGCGCCTGCCCTTCCCGACCCATGTCGTGGCCAGCGCCGACGACCCGTTTGTCGATGCGGCGCGGGCGCGCCAGTTTGCCGATGCCTGGGGCAGTGCCTTTACCGACATCGGCCGCCAGGGCCATGTCAACGGCGACAGCGGCCTTGGACAGTGGGACCAGGGCTACCAGCTGCTCGAAGCATTCTGCCGGCATCTCGGCCACGGGCCCGGGCGGGACTGA
- a CDS encoding response regulator transcription factor has protein sequence MTDAARTRSILIVEDDENIAELLKFLMERQGYEVHLRTDGHTARTFVETGTALPCLVLLDVMLPFIDGFELVKLIRRREGWGAVPIVMLTAKTMEADIVRALDAGANDYIVKPFQPNELMARVRRYLKAA, from the coding sequence ATGACCGACGCCGCCAGAACGCGTTCCATCCTCATCGTTGAAGACGACGAGAACATTGCCGAGCTGCTTAAGTTCCTGATGGAGCGCCAGGGCTACGAGGTGCACCTGCGCACCGATGGCCACACGGCCCGCACGTTCGTGGAAACGGGAACGGCATTGCCGTGCCTGGTCCTGCTCGACGTGATGCTGCCGTTTATCGATGGCTTTGAACTGGTCAAGCTGATACGTCGGCGCGAAGGCTGGGGCGCGGTGCCGATTGTGATGTTGACTGCCAAGACCATGGAAGCCGACATCGTGCGGGCGCTCGATGCGGGTGCGAATGACTACATCGTCAAGCCCTTTCAACCCAATGAATTGATGGCGCGTGTACGGCGCTATCTGAAAGCAGCATGA
- a CDS encoding YaiO family outer membrane beta-barrel protein, which produces MMRTFLAAAAALSLSLSALAGEPGRGTGGSTTVGVGLSGETLGDGVSDWSERSVRVRRDFERRKLVEAGVASTRRFGLSDRQVNGTAVWPMGERFTGSVDASYSGTHRILPRHAVGAALQYEFRPAWLVRGGARTTRYAEARVNQASLALEHYFSDYGMTVSWLPTHVFGVTAHSYALQGAWYYGDRDAVSLTLATGREASTIERGIVVLGKVESLGIGGRHVLSPAWSANYGISYTRQAGLYTRKGLSIGLAYTY; this is translated from the coding sequence ATGATGCGAACTTTTCTTGCGGCAGCCGCCGCCTTGTCATTATCTTTGTCCGCGCTGGCGGGCGAGCCGGGGCGCGGCACCGGCGGCAGTACCACCGTGGGCGTCGGCCTCTCCGGTGAAACCCTGGGTGACGGTGTATCGGACTGGAGCGAGCGCTCGGTGCGCGTGCGGCGCGACTTCGAGCGGCGCAAGCTGGTGGAAGCGGGGGTGGCCAGTACGCGCCGCTTTGGCCTGTCGGACCGCCAGGTCAACGGCACCGCCGTGTGGCCCATGGGTGAACGGTTCACCGGCAGCGTGGACGCGTCCTACAGCGGGACCCATCGTATCCTGCCGCGCCATGCCGTTGGCGCGGCCCTGCAGTATGAATTCAGGCCGGCCTGGCTGGTGCGCGGCGGGGCCCGGACCACGCGCTACGCCGAAGCGCGCGTCAACCAGGCATCGCTGGCGCTGGAACACTACTTCAGCGACTACGGCATGACCGTGTCCTGGCTGCCGACGCATGTTTTCGGCGTGACCGCGCACAGTTACGCGCTCCAGGGCGCGTGGTACTACGGTGACCGCGACGCGGTCAGCCTGACCCTGGCGACGGGCCGCGAAGCGAGCACGATCGAGCGCGGCATCGTGGTGCTGGGAAAGGTGGAATCGCTCGGTATAGGCGGGCGCCACGTGCTCTCGCCGGCCTGGTCGGCCAACTACGGCATCAGCTACACGCGCCAGGCCGGCCTGTATACCCGCAAAGGATTGAGTATTGGCCTGGCTTACACATACTGA